From the Desulfurispira natronophila genome, one window contains:
- a CDS encoding molecular chaperone TorD family protein, whose protein sequence is MDIQKYMDFEQKRAQGYQLLAALFYEPQRDLIESEQVFERLCETASEVCAEHMDSFKNLQKLFAKYSNQELLVDYSALFVGPTELIAAPYGSVYLDGERQLMGDSTMEVIKMYREHGLVIDKDYMNAPDHITAELEFMYYLLHNKVQLLGEGKLEQASLLYQSELKFYGNFLKPWIKPFTENIRKGINNEYYVALAEALQCFVETGVWKDMVPFEELVNPV, encoded by the coding sequence GTGGATATACAGAAATATATGGATTTTGAGCAAAAGCGTGCTCAGGGGTACCAGTTGCTGGCAGCGCTGTTTTATGAGCCCCAAAGGGATCTGATAGAGTCGGAGCAGGTATTTGAAAGGCTTTGTGAAACAGCATCTGAAGTCTGCGCCGAGCATATGGATTCGTTTAAAAACCTGCAGAAGCTGTTTGCAAAATACAGTAACCAAGAATTGCTGGTGGATTATTCCGCCCTTTTTGTAGGCCCGACAGAGCTGATCGCAGCCCCTTATGGTTCCGTATACCTGGATGGCGAGCGGCAGCTCATGGGTGACTCTACCATGGAAGTCATTAAAATGTATCGTGAGCATGGTCTGGTTATAGACAAGGATTACATGAATGCTCCAGACCACATTACAGCAGAACTTGAGTTTATGTACTACCTGCTGCACAACAAAGTGCAACTGCTGGGAGAGGGTAAGCTTGAACAGGCAAGTTTACTCTATCAATCTGAGTTGAAATTTTACGGCAACTTTCTCAAGCCATGGATAAAGCCCTTTACTGAGAACATTCGCAAGGGAATAAACAATGAATACTACGTTGCATTGGCTGAAGCGCTGCAGTGCTTTGTCGAGACTGGTGTCTGGAAAGATATGGTGCCATTTGAAGAGCTCGTAAATCCAGTGTAG
- a CDS encoding 4Fe-4S dicluster domain-containing protein — MAKYGMVIDLLKCTGCGACGLGCKTQNNTDDPSNGQTFNWADYCESYSGKFPNMKYTMYPTLCNHCTDAPCVSACPVNPKAMYKKDNGITMHNEDRCIGCRMCQRACPYSSNDINADAGAKYSVISFNAAGKETQAKYKDSSELFKGSTSGAELARKSGGTPPYKTEFSHPDYNPVRGANKVEKCIFCEHLVQSGHKPYCTQVCPSEARVFGDLDDPNSEASKLLKKHSSSAVSLKDNKGAMQKPDDGIKPNVIYIRSYAAR; from the coding sequence ATGGCTAAATACGGAATGGTTATAGATCTGCTTAAGTGCACCGGCTGCGGCGCCTGCGGTCTGGGTTGCAAGACGCAGAATAATACCGACGACCCCAGCAATGGACAAACTTTCAATTGGGCTGACTACTGTGAGAGTTATTCGGGCAAATTCCCGAACATGAAGTACACCATGTACCCCACGCTTTGTAATCATTGCACCGATGCCCCTTGTGTTAGCGCCTGCCCGGTAAACCCCAAAGCCATGTACAAGAAGGACAATGGCATTACCATGCACAACGAAGATCGCTGCATCGGATGTCGCATGTGTCAGCGGGCCTGTCCTTACTCCAGCAACGATATTAATGCTGATGCTGGCGCAAAGTACAGTGTCATCAGCTTTAATGCAGCTGGCAAAGAGACACAAGCCAAATACAAGGATAGCTCCGAGTTGTTCAAGGGCTCTACTTCCGGCGCTGAATTAGCGCGCAAGAGTGGCGGAACACCTCCTTACAAAACCGAGTTCAGTCACCCCGACTATAACCCGGTACGTGGCGCCAACAAGGTGGAAAAGTGTATATTCTGTGAGCACCTGGTGCAGAGTGGACACAAGCCATACTGTACTCAGGTATGCCCATCAGAGGCACGTGTATTTGGCGACCTCGATGATCCCAACAGTGAAGCCAGCAAGCTCCTGAAAAAGCACAGCAGCTCAGCGGTAAGCCTTAAGGACAACAAAGGTGCCATGCAGAAACCCGATGATGGCATTAAGCCAAATGTGATTTATATTCGCAGTTACGCAGCTCGTTGA